Genomic DNA from Fimbriimonas ginsengisoli Gsoil 348:
CCGGATCCGAACGACATCGCCAGCGTGGAGGAGCCGATGGTCACCGCGACGATCATGGTTCCGCAGGAATACGTAGGCGCCTGTATGACGCTTTGCCAGGAGCGGCGGGGAATCTACGTGAAGACGGAGTACCCGACGCCGCAACGGGTGATCCTCCACTATGTGCTTCCGCTGGGAGAAATCCTGCTCGACTTCTTCGACAAGCTCAAGTCCAGCACTCGAGGGTATGCCTCATTCGATTACGATTTGTCGGACTATGCCCTTTCAAACTTGGTGAAAGTCGATATTCTGCTGAACGGCGATCCGGTGGACGCGTTGTCGTTCATCGTCCACAAGGATTTTGCCTACAATCGGGGCCGCGCGATGGTGGAGAGGCTCCGCCAGGTCGTTCCCCGTCAGCAATACGAGGTTCGCGTGCAAGCGGCGATCGGGGCGAAGGTCATTGCGGCCGACACCATCAAGCCGTTCCGTAAGAACGTTATCGCCAAGTGTTACGGTGGAGACATTACACGTAAGCGGAAGCTTCTCGAGAAGCAGAAGGAAGGTAAGAAGCGGATGAAGCAGATCGGCTCGATCGAGCTTCCGCAGGAAGCGTTCCTCAGCGTCCTGAAGGTCGCCGACTAGAGCCCAATCGGCGAAGGGAACGGCATACCGATGGCGTCCGATACCTGCGACCACGCCTGCTCGTCGATCTCGAAGTCGATCGGCGCTACCCGGGAGTGTTCGCGGAGGGCGGAATGGATGGAGCCCCAAAGCTCGGGCCGCAGCAAGATCAGAGAGCGGGGCGAGATGTGGCGGGCATCGAGAAGCCGGTGGATCTCTTCCTCGACATCGCTCACGATCTTAGGCCGAAGAGAAATCGAGCGGCCGCTCGCTTCTATATCGTTCATCAGCCCCACGATTTCTTCCTCGCTCGTATCGAGGAGCCAAGCCTCTCGGACGTCTACCCCGGAGGACTGAAATGTCTTCGGAGAAATTTCCAGCGGGACAGCTTCGATTCGAATCCCACGCTTTGCGAGCGGCTCAAGCCGGGGAAGGCTAGAAGCGGTCGTAAGGACCGTCTTCACGCTTCTTGGCAATGAACGAAAGTCGGAGCCGAGCTGTTCGAACGAATAGTGGCCGACCGGCACCTGCAGACGCTCGCGAATCTCGGATGCATGCTTGCCGGCTTGGATAACTGAGCTCTCGACGAAGACCGCTTCTGGGGAGCGCGCGTATTGTTGTTCTGCTAGTCGAGTTAGATAACGAAGGGCTCCCAGCACTGAGAGGTCTTCATGGACCTGGATTCGCTTGGAAACTTCCTCGTAAAGCCCTTCCATCAAGTATCGGTTGCGGCAGACGCGCTCCAGCGCTTGACCGCCCACGACTACATATCCGGATCGTGGTTTGGATTCCGCCATGCCCATCTCGGCAAGCTTTTGGTACGCCTTCAGCACCGTGAGCCGGCTCGCGCCCCACTCCGCCTCGGCGCGCCGAACGGACGGCAGAACCTGACCTTCGCGCCAGTGACCGGTCGCGATTTCGTAGAGCACATGGAGCAAAACTCCGTCGACAGTGTTGCGATTCACGAGCATGATTGTTCTATTCGGCTGGCCAGATGGCCGATCTTAACACGATTCTGACCTCGGCGGGAAGTCCCGCACTTGCACGAAATGTTTGACCGATCGGTCAATTTGGATTACAATACATTCATGCGGAAGCGGCTCGACGCAGATGCGACCCGGGAAGCGATCCTTACCGCCGCTCTAGAGAGCTTTAGCGAGCGCGGGTATGGCGCGACGTCGATTAGCCAGGTTGCGAGCCGGGCTAAGGTGACAAAGAGCCTGGTGCTTTACCACTTCGAGAGCAAGGAAACCCTGTGGCAGACGACCTTGGAAGCCCACGTCCGTCCGATGGTTCAATTGTTCTTGAAGTATGCGAATGGCGATCCTTCGCTCTCCTTTAGAGACGTTATCAGAACGCGGTTCGACTTTATGAAGGCGAGTCCACATCTGTCGAGGCTAATGACCTGGCTCACTTTAGAATCGGCGCCGCTTCCGATCCCGATCGATCAAATCGCTCCGAGGGTTTTCGCCCGAGCAAAGGCAGAGTTACACGATTCGGGAGAGCCTGAGCTTGTCGCGGCATTGGCCCTGGGAGCGGTCGATAGTTGGTTTCGTTATCGGTTGCTCCTCGAGCGGATGGCCCAAATACCGGCCGGTGATTCTTCGCTCGACGACCAGTACCTCGACCTCGTGCTCAAGCTCGTTCCGGAGGTGAAGCGATGAAGCCACAAATGCTCGCGCCGATCGTCTTGCTGGCCGCGCTCGCGGTCGGCGGTTACTACCTGGATCGAAGCCGCGCGGAGCACCGAAACCTGATCTCCGGAACTTTTGAGAGCCAGCCGAGCCGGTTGGCGCCCAAAACGAGCGGCCGAGTGTCTCAGATCCTTGTCCACGAAGGGGAGGCCGTAAAGGCAGGCCAGGTGCTGGTCAGGCTGACCGCTCCCGACACCGTACTCGATGCTAAGGCGGTCGCCGAACAAGCGAAGGGTTCGGAGGCCAAAAGCTCGGAAGCGCAGGCCGGGAGCCGCGCAGAGGAGATCAAGCGACAGATCGCCGCTGTCGCGGAGGCGGAGGCCGGCCTGGCAAAACTGAGGAGCGGCCCCCTTCCGCAGGAGATTGCGATTGCGGAGTCTCACCTGCAAAGCGCTCGGGCCAAATACCTCGAATTGAAGCGCGGCTCGCGTCCGGAACAGGTCCAACAGGCCCAAGCCGCCGCGAACCAGGCGGAAGCTCAGTTGGCGATCGTCCGCCGGGGACCGAATCCGGAAGAGCAACGCCAGCTAGAAGCAAAGCTCGCGGCGGCAGAGTCGGATCGGCGAACCGCCTCCCTCGAGTACGACCGGATGCGCTTCCTGGGCAAGGAAGGAGCGGTCGCTCAGCGTGACGTCGACGCGGCTCGCAACCGGTTCGAGACCGCATCGGCCAACCGTGAAGCCGCATCGCAAGCGGTCAACCGGGCCTTGAAGGGGGCGCCGCCCGAGGAGCGACGGCAGGCGGAGGCGGCTTACCGCCAGGCCATTGCGCGCCTACGAGAGGTTCAGCATGGCTCGCGAGCGGAGGAGATTTCCGCGGCGGCCGCGGAAATGAGAGCTCAGGAGGAGAACGTAGCGCTGCTTCGCCGAGGAAGCCGAACGGAAGACATCGCGGCCGCGCAAGCCCGGTTAGAAGCCGCGCAGGCAACCCTCGCGCAGCTTCGAGAGGGAAATCGGCCGGAGGAAGTGGCGCAAGCCCGGGCGGCGGCGCGAGCCGCACGAGCGCAGGCCGGAAGCGCCAAAGACAAGCTTCAAGAATTAGTGGTTCGCGCGCCGAAGGATGGGGTGGTCGAGCGTATTCTCGTAGCCGATGGTGATCTGGCCGGGAGCGCGATTCCGGTCGTCCAGTTCAGCGACCCGTCCGATATCTGGCTTCGGGTCTATGTGCCAGAGGCAAGTCTGGCCACAGTCCACCCAGGGGGCGCCGCGGTCCTAACCATCGACGGCATTCCCAGCTCGGTCGATGCGGTGGTCGAGAGCGTAGCGACCCAGGGTGAATTCACCCCCGCCAACCTTCAAACCACCGAGGAGAGGGGCAAGCAGGTTTTTGCCGTCCGCCTTCGGCTACGCCGGCCTGACTCTCGGGTCAAGGCCGGCATGGCGGCGACGGTTAGGCGGATCGGATGAAGCGCCTAACCCTGAAGCTTGGAGGCCATAGACCACGAGTGGCCGAACGAATCTTTGAGCTGCCCGTATCGGTCGCCCCAGAATTGGTCGGCGAGGGGAAACCCAACTTCCAGCCCCGCCGCGACGGCTCTTTCCCAAGCCGCGTCGACATCCTCGACATACATGTGAAGGGTGACCGCGGTGCCGCCGATCTTCTTCGGACCGACAACGCCGTGCTCGGGAAATTCGTCGTTGAGCATCAGCATCGAGTCACCGATTTTGAGCTGAGCATTCATCACCTTACCGTCGGGAGTATTGGCCAACGAGGTCACCTCGGCGCCAAATGCGGCCTTGTAAAGCTCAATCGCGGCCTTGGCGTCGTCGACGACGATATACGGGGTCAGAGTGTGGAAGCCGGCGGGAATTCGAGAAGCCATGGGGAGATCGTAGCACGATGAGCGCGATCGAACTAGAGGGGCTAACGCGACGGTTCGGGACGTTCACCGCCGTCGATCATCTTTCGTTCAAAGTCGAAAAGGGGTCGATCTTCGGGTTCCTCGGGCCTAACGGAAGCGGCAAGAGCACCTGCATTCGAATGCTGTGTGGCCTCCTGCAGCCGACGGAGGGACGGGCGACCGTGAACGGATTCGATGTCGCGAAGGATCCGGAGTCGGTCAAACGCTCGATCGGTTATATGAGCCAGTCGTTCAGTCTGTATCGCGACCTGACGGTCGGCGAGAACCTCGACTTCTTTGCCGGTATATACGGTCTTCGGGGCGCGAGGCTGGCGGATCGGAAGAAAGCGGTCATTGAACTGACGCAGTTGGGTCCGTACGTCGATCGGCAAAGTGGGCAGTTGTCGGGAGGATGGAAGCAGAGATTGGCCTTGGCGACGGCGCTCATCCACGAGCCCGAAGTGATCTTCCTAGACGAACCGACGGCGGGAATCGATCCGGTGGCTCGGCGCGAGCTATGGGATCTTCTCTTCGACCTCGCCGCAAGTGGAAAGACCCTGTTCGTCACGACCCACTACATGGACGAGGCGGAGCGCTGCAGCGATATCGCCTACATTTATCTGTCAAAGCTGATGGTAATCGGCACCCCTGCGGAGCTTAAGTCGCTGCCGGAAGTTTCGCCTCCGAACACGAAGAGGGTTTCGGTGGCGGCGACCCCGCCAGCGGTCGGGCTTCGAGCGGCGCACAACATCGAGGGAATTTTGGATGCCACGCTCGTCGAGTCGGAGCTTCACCTCCTCGTTCCGGAGGCGATGACGAACGAAACGATCCTCGACGGGCTTCGTCAGCCGGGCCTTACGATTGGAGAAATCCGTGAGATCTCTCCTTCGCTCGAAGATGTCTTCGTGTCGTTAACCAGGAGGTTGGCCAAGGCGTGAACGGGTTTCTCTTCGTGGTGCGGAAAGAGGTGCTCCACTTACGGCGCGACGCCACGAGCTTGGTCATCGCCCTACTGCTTCCGCTGTTTCAGCTCCTCGTGTTCGGATTTGCCATCGACTTCGACGTGCGCCATATCGGTGCGGTCGTGGTGGATCAAGATCGATCCCGAGAGAGCCGGGCCTACATCGCTTCGCTGCGGAATACGCAGTATCTCGATCCCGACACGGAGGTAGCGACCGCCGAGGAGGCGGCCAAGCTCATTCAGAACGGGCGGGCGAGGGTCGCCGTAGTCATTCCGCCCAATTTCGGCCGGGAGGTGGCGGCGGGTCGCTCGCCGCAGGTGGGCGTACTGCTCGACGGGTCGGACAGCACGGTGTCGACCAGGGCGACCCTGGCGTTCTCGGCTCCGCCGCAGGCGGCGGTCGGCGGCCGCCCTCAGGCGCGGGTGCAGGTGCTTTTTAACCCGACCGGCCGCTCTCAAACTTCGATCATCCCCGGTCTGATCGGCGTGGTGATTCAAATCGTCGTCGTCTCTCTGACCAGCTCGAGCATCGTGCGGGAGAAGGAGCTCGGCACGCTGGAGCAGCTCATGGTAAGCCCGATCGGGCGGCTCGGACTGATGCTGGGCAAGCTCGCCCCTTACGCGGTTCTGGCCATGTTCGAGTTCGGGGCGGTTCTGGGGGGCGCGTTTTTCTTGTTCGACGTGCGTGTAGTGGGGAGCCTGCCCGGCCTCATTGTGCTTGCCATACCGTTCGTTTTCGCCTCGTTGGCCCTCGGCTTGTTGATCAGCACGGTGGCCAAGACTCAGGCGCAGGCGCTCCAGTTGACCCTGTTGACGATGCTTCCGTCGATTCTGATGTCCGGCTTCGTCTTTCCGCAGGAGACGATGCCGGGAATGCTATACATCGCCTCCCAAGCGATTCCCCTAACGCATTTCTTGCAGATACTGAGAGGCATCATCGTTCGCGGCTCGATGGTGGTCGAGCTTCTTCCAAGCACCCTCGCGCTTACCGCGATCGCCGTCGTGCTGGTTACGATCGCGACGACGCGGTTCAGGAAGTCGGTGGAATAGCGTGGGCGTCATAATATGTGACTAACGGAGGCGCCGTATTGAGCTTCGACATTCCAAGGTCTATTGAGCCGCAGATTGAGCAGTACGCCAAGGCGGAAAAGATTGGCACGACCGAAGCGGTGGTGCGTCTTATTAAAGCGGGCCTGCTTAGCCTTCCCGCATCGTCAGTT
This window encodes:
- a CDS encoding GntR family transcriptional regulator, translating into MNRNTVDGVLLHVLYEIATGHWREGQVLPSVRRAEAEWGASRLTVLKAYQKLAEMGMAESKPRSGYVVVGGQALERVCRNRYLMEGLYEEVSKRIQVHEDLSVLGALRYLTRLAEQQYARSPEAVFVESSVIQAGKHASEIRERLQVPVGHYSFEQLGSDFRSLPRSVKTVLTTASSLPRLEPLAKRGIRIEAVPLEISPKTFQSSGVDVREAWLLDTSEEEIVGLMNDIEASGRSISLRPKIVSDVEEEIHRLLDARHISPRSLILLRPELWGSIHSALREHSRVAPIDFEIDEQAWSQVSDAIGMPFPSPIGL
- a CDS encoding TetR/AcrR family transcriptional regulator, whose protein sequence is MRKRLDADATREAILTAALESFSERGYGATSISQVASRAKVTKSLVLYHFESKETLWQTTLEAHVRPMVQLFLKYANGDPSLSFRDVIRTRFDFMKASPHLSRLMTWLTLESAPLPIPIDQIAPRVFARAKAELHDSGEPELVAALALGAVDSWFRYRLLLERMAQIPAGDSSLDDQYLDLVLKLVPEVKR
- a CDS encoding HlyD family secretion protein; the encoded protein is MKPQMLAPIVLLAALAVGGYYLDRSRAEHRNLISGTFESQPSRLAPKTSGRVSQILVHEGEAVKAGQVLVRLTAPDTVLDAKAVAEQAKGSEAKSSEAQAGSRAEEIKRQIAAVAEAEAGLAKLRSGPLPQEIAIAESHLQSARAKYLELKRGSRPEQVQQAQAAANQAEAQLAIVRRGPNPEEQRQLEAKLAAAESDRRTASLEYDRMRFLGKEGAVAQRDVDAARNRFETASANREAASQAVNRALKGAPPEERRQAEAAYRQAIARLREVQHGSRAEEISAAAAEMRAQEENVALLRRGSRTEDIAAAQARLEAAQATLAQLREGNRPEEVAQARAAARAARAQAGSAKDKLQELVVRAPKDGVVERILVADGDLAGSAIPVVQFSDPSDIWLRVYVPEASLATVHPGGAAVLTIDGIPSSVDAVVESVATQGEFTPANLQTTEERGKQVFAVRLRLRRPDSRVKAGMAATVRRIG
- a CDS encoding VOC family protein, with amino-acid sequence MASRIPAGFHTLTPYIVVDDAKAAIELYKAAFGAEVTSLANTPDGKVMNAQLKIGDSMLMLNDEFPEHGVVGPKKIGGTAVTLHMYVEDVDAAWERAVAAGLEVGFPLADQFWGDRYGQLKDSFGHSWSMASKLQG
- a CDS encoding ABC transporter ATP-binding protein, yielding MSAIELEGLTRRFGTFTAVDHLSFKVEKGSIFGFLGPNGSGKSTCIRMLCGLLQPTEGRATVNGFDVAKDPESVKRSIGYMSQSFSLYRDLTVGENLDFFAGIYGLRGARLADRKKAVIELTQLGPYVDRQSGQLSGGWKQRLALATALIHEPEVIFLDEPTAGIDPVARRELWDLLFDLAASGKTLFVTTHYMDEAERCSDIAYIYLSKLMVIGTPAELKSLPEVSPPNTKRVSVAATPPAVGLRAAHNIEGILDATLVESELHLLVPEAMTNETILDGLRQPGLTIGEIREISPSLEDVFVSLTRRLAKA
- a CDS encoding ABC transporter permease; the encoded protein is MNGFLFVVRKEVLHLRRDATSLVIALLLPLFQLLVFGFAIDFDVRHIGAVVVDQDRSRESRAYIASLRNTQYLDPDTEVATAEEAAKLIQNGRARVAVVIPPNFGREVAAGRSPQVGVLLDGSDSTVSTRATLAFSAPPQAAVGGRPQARVQVLFNPTGRSQTSIIPGLIGVVIQIVVVSLTSSSIVREKELGTLEQLMVSPIGRLGLMLGKLAPYAVLAMFEFGAVLGGAFFLFDVRVVGSLPGLIVLAIPFVFASLALGLLISTVAKTQAQALQLTLLTMLPSILMSGFVFPQETMPGMLYIASQAIPLTHFLQILRGIIVRGSMVVELLPSTLALTAIAVVLVTIATTRFRKSVE